A window from Opitutia bacterium ISCC 52 encodes these proteins:
- the upp gene encoding uracil phosphoribosyltransferase, whose amino-acid sequence MPVHVIDHPLAKVLISQLRNVDSEGEAFRLAARKITQLLLIEATRNLPLATGRVSTPLEETEAYTWAKELTIVPIIRAGISMAEPALDLFPSAVVGFVGLERDEATAVARSYYSKVPPLAGRKTMIVDPMLATGGSTLQAIESCKENQADDLCVVTIISSPEGVEAIQSQHPEIQLYTATVDRELNDKKYILPGLGDFGDRLYNT is encoded by the coding sequence ATGCCTGTTCACGTCATCGATCATCCGCTAGCAAAAGTACTCATCTCTCAATTGAGAAATGTAGATTCCGAAGGAGAAGCCTTTCGTCTAGCTGCACGGAAAATAACCCAATTACTTCTTATAGAAGCGACTCGCAATTTGCCATTGGCTACCGGGAGGGTCTCTACCCCACTGGAAGAAACGGAAGCTTACACCTGGGCCAAAGAGTTAACGATTGTTCCTATCATAAGAGCGGGAATTTCTATGGCCGAACCAGCCTTAGACTTATTCCCTTCTGCGGTAGTCGGGTTCGTAGGCCTTGAACGTGACGAAGCAACCGCTGTCGCAAGAAGTTACTACTCCAAAGTGCCTCCACTAGCAGGCAGAAAGACGATGATAGTTGATCCTATGCTGGCAACAGGAGGATCCACTCTCCAGGCAATTGAAAGTTGTAAGGAGAACCAAGCAGATGACCTATGTGTGGTAACCATCATATCCAGCCCAGAGGGCGTCGAAGCGATCCAAAGCCAGCACCCAGAAATCCAACTCTATACAGCTACAGTGGACAGGGAACTCAATGACAAGAAGTACATTCTTCCCGGCTTAGGGGATTTCGGGGATCGCCTTTACAATACTTAA